In one window of Mus pahari chromosome 3, PAHARI_EIJ_v1.1, whole genome shotgun sequence DNA:
- the LOC110319223 gene encoding ficolin-2, which translates to MALGSAALFVLILTIYAAGTCPEVKVLDLEGYNKLTILQGCPGLPGAAGPKGEAGAKGDKGESGLPGHPGKAGPAGPKGDQGEKGERGEKGDSGPSQSCATAPRTCKELLTRGHFLTGWYAIYLPDCRPLTTLCDMDTDGGGWTVFQRRLDGSVGFFRDWASYKKGFGSQLGEFWLGNDNIHALTTQGTSELREDLSDFEGKHDFAKYSSFKIQGEAEKYKLILGNFVGGGAGDSLAPHKNRFFSTKDQDNDNSSSSCAVGYSGAWWYSECHTSNLNGLYLRGAHKSYANGVNWKSWRGYNYSCKVSEMKVRLL; encoded by the exons ATGGCCCTGGGATCTGCCGCACTATTCGTCTTGATCCTGACCATCTATGCGGCTGGCACGTGCCCAG AGGTGAAGGTCCTGGATCTGGAGGGCTACAACAAGCTCACCATCCTTCAAGGctgccctggcttgcctggaGCTGCAGGGCCCAAGGGAGAGGCAGGTGCCAAAGGAGATAAAG GAGAGAGTGGCCTTCCTGGACATCCTGGAAAGGCAGGGCCAGCTGGACCCAAGG GAGaccaaggagagaagggagagcgTGGAGAAAAAG GAGACTCTGGGCCTTCTCAGTCATGTGCTACAG CACCTCGGACCTGCAAGGAGTTGCTCACCCGGGGCCACTTTCTCACGGGCTGGTATGCCATCTATCTGCCAGACTGCAGGCCCCTGACTACGCTGTGTGACATGGACACAGATGGCGGGGGCTGGACC GTCTTCCAGAGGAGGCTCGACGGCTCTGTGGGCTTCTTTCGGGACTGGGCCTCATACAAGAAGGGCTTCGGCAGCCAGCTGGGGGAGTTCTGGTTGGGGAATGATAATATCCACGCTCTAACCACCCAGG GAACCAGTGAGCTGCGGGAAGATCTTTCAGACTTCGAAGGCAAGCATGACTTTGCCAAGTACAGCTCCTTCAAGATCCAGGGAGAGGCCGAGAAATACAAGCTTATCCTGGGAAACTTcgttggtggtggtgctg GTGACTCCCTGGCACCCCATAAAAACAGGTTCTTTTCCACCAAAGACCAAGACAATGACAACAGTTCTTCCAGCTGTGCCGTAGGCTACAGTGGAGCCTGGTGGTACTCTGAGTGTCACACTTCCAACCTGAATGGCCTCTACCTTAGGGGTGCCCATAAGAGCTATGCAAATGGTGTCAACTGGAAGTCATGGAGAGGGTACAACTACAGCTGCAAGGTTTCTGAGATGAAGGTGCGGCTCCTCTAG